In Fusobacterium sp. FSA-380-WT-3A, the DNA window CTGTGTTTACACATTCTATTATTGAGTATTCAGCTTCATATTCTCCATCAACTTCTCTAGGATTTATAATTGTTACTCTGTTTTCAGCTTCTACTAATAATTTTATTGTATTATTTGGCATCTTTACAGTTTGTAATATGTTAACTATTACTCCTATATCATAGACATCCTTTGGTAATTCTGGATTTTCTACTAAAGAATCTTTTTGCATACCAAATAACATTTTACTATCTTCATTGTCCATAACTCTTTCAAGAGTTTTTATACTTTTATCTCTTCCAACATATACAGGAGTTACTACTCCAGGGAAGATAACTAAATCTCTAGTGGGTAAAAACGGTAATTTATTGTTCAATAGTTTCTCCTCCTCTTTTTATAATTTTTACTTTTTGATAGTCATCAAGGCTATCTACATCAACAATAACTTTTTCTACATCTTTCATAGATGGTATCTCAAACATAAGTTCCATCATAGTATTTTCTAATATAGCTCTAAGCCCTCTAGCTCCTATTTTTCTAGCTAAAGCTCTTTTTGCTACCTCTCTTAAAGCTTCTTCTGTTATTTCTAACTGAATATTTTCCATTTCAAAGAATTTCTTATATTGTTTTACTATGGCATTTTTTGGTTCCACTAATATTTTTAATAAAATATCTTCACTTAAGTTTTCTAAAGTTGTAATAAGTGGTAATCTTCCTACTAATTCAGGTATAATTCCTCTTTTTACTAAATCTTCTGGAGTTACTTTTGCAAATACTTTTCCCTCTTCTCCAGCTTTTTTTTTACTTACATCTCCACCAAATCCCATATTTTTATTTAAAGTTCTCTTATTGATAACTTTTTCTAATCCTTCAAAAGCTCCACCAACTATAAATAAAATATTTTTAGTATCTATTTCTATAAGTGGTTGGTTTGGATGTTTTCTTCCACCTTGTGGAGGTACTTGAGCCTTTGTTCCCTCAATTATTTTCAAAAGAGCTTGTTGTACTCCCTCTCCTGAAACATCTCTTGTTATTGAAACATTTTCAGATTTTCTTGCTATCTTATCTATTTCATCTATAAAAACTATTCCTTTTTCTGCTGCTTCTACATTATAATCAGCTGCTTGTAAAAGTCTTACTAAAACATTTTCTACATCATCTCCAACATATCCAGCTTCTGTAAGTGTAGTGGCATCAGCTATAGCAAAAGGTAAATTTAATATTTTAGCCAAAGTTTGAGCCATTAAAGTTTTTCCAGAACCTGTAGGTCCTATTATTAATACATTAGATTTTTGTAATTCTATGTCTTTTGAATTATTTTCTTCTAAGTTTTTTATTCTTTTATAGTGATTATATACAGCAACAGATAAAACTTTTTTAGTTTCCTCTTGTCCAATTACATATTCATCTAATTTAGCTTTTATCTCTTTTGGGGTAAGTATCTCTGTTTTAGTAACATTGTTAGTTTTTACATCTTCTAAATCTATATCATCTTCTGGATATAATATATCATAACAAGTTTCTATACAATTATCACAAATATATACTCCATCTTTACCTGAGAAAAGTTCATTAACTTCACTTTGAGGTCTTCCACAAAAAGAGCAAACAGGTTTTTTATCCATTATATCACCTCTTTCTCCTAATCTCTACTAGTAAATACCTTATCAATAATTCCATATTCTAAAGCTTCAGAAGCTGTCATAAAATTATCTCTTTCAGTATCTTTAAGTATTTCTTCCTTTGTTTTTCCACAATTTTTAGCTAAAATTTCACTTAATTTATCTTTTATTTTTAATATCTCTTTAGCTTGAATTTCTATATCTGTAGCTTGTCCTTGAGCACCACCTAAAGGTTGATGTATCATTACTCTTGAATTTGGAAGTGCATATCTCTTTCCTTTAGCCCCAGCTGATAAAAGAAAAGCTCCCATACTAGCTGCTTGTCCTATACATACAGTCTGTACATCTGGTTTTATATAATTCATTGTATCATATATTGCCATTCCTGAAGTTATAACTCCACCTGGACTATTTATATACATAGTAATATCTTTTTCAGAGTCTTCTGCCTCTAAAAATAATAATTGGGCTACAATAGCATTAGCTACATTATCATTTATCTCTGTTCCTAAAAATATTATTCTATCTTTTAGAAGTCTTGAATATATATCATAAGATCTTTCTCCATAACTTGTATTTTCTATAACTATTGGATTATACATATTTAACCTCCTTTTTATCTTTAGGCAAAAGATAAAAGTATTTTTATCTTTCACTTAAAGGGACATTGGAGATAGTCCAATGTCCTAATAAAATTATTTTGCGTTAGCAACAATGAAATCGATAGCTTTATTTAAGATGATTTCATTTTTTACATTAATTTCAAAGTTTTCAAAGTTTTTATTTTTTACTAACTCTTCTTTTAATGATTCAGCTGTCATTCCATACATTTTAGCTATATCTTCCATTTTGTTGTTAAATTCTTCTTCAGTAGCTTCGATTTTTTCAGTTTCAGCTATTTTATCAAGAATTATATCCATTTTAACTTTGCTTTCGCTCATTGGAGCTAATTGATTAAATATAGCTTCGTGAGTCATTCCTGTCATTGATAAGTAAGATTTTAAATCCATTCCTTGAGCCATTAATTGTTGCTCTAATTCTGCTAATCTTCCTTCAACTTCTCTGTAAACTAAAGATCTAGGTACTTCAAAGTTTGTTCCTTCTACAACTTTCTTTAATAAAGCTGCTCTGTATTGATTTTTAGCATTTTCAGTTTCTCTTTTTTCAACATCTTCTCTTGTTTTTGCTTTCATATCTTCAACAGATTCATATCCTAAAGTTTTAGCAAATTCATCATTTAATTCAGGAACTTTATCAAATTTTATAGCTTTAACTTTTACTTTGAATACAGCAGGTTTTCCAGCTAATTCTTTTGAATGATATTGCTCAGGGAAAGTAACATTAACTTCTCCTTCTTGTCCTATTTCATATCCTACTAATTGGTCTTCAAAAGTATCTATGAAAGAGTGGCTTCCTAACTCTAACATGTGAGTGTCAGCTTTTCCTCCTTCAAATGGAACTCCGTCAATAAATCCTTCAAATGATAATTCTACTGTATCTCCCATTTGAGCTTTGTGTCCAGCTTCATAATCAGTTAAAGTTGATTTTCTTTTTAAGATGTTTTGGATTTCAGTATCTAATCTTTCATCAGTCATTTGGAATTCAACTTTTTCAGCTTCTAATCCTTTATATTGTCCTAATTCAAATTCTGGGAATACATCTACATGTACTATTAATGTAGCTTCTTCTTGAACTTTTAAGCTTCCATTGTATAATGGACTTACAGGTTTTAAGTTTTCATTTTTTATAACTTCACCAAAGAATTTTTTTATGATTTCATCACAAACTTGGTCTTCAGTTTCTTTAGCATATTTAGCTTTGATTTGCTCTAATGGAGCATGTCCTTTTCTGAATCCTGGGATTTCAACATCCTTTTGAGCTTTTGTTAATACAGCTCCTTCAATTGGATTGTACTCTTCTTTAGTTAAAGTCATTGTAACTTCTAAAGCAGATTTTTCTAGTTTTTTAATTTCGTATTTCATTTTTCCTCCTTAGTTTTTTATATAAAACTTTTATATTTGCTTTATACTTTTAATCCTGATATTATACCTATCTTTTCCTTTGATATTTATCTTTTCAGGATAATAAACTATTTTTACTTTTTTATCTAAATCTATATCTTTAATTTCATTTGAAAGATTGAAAGCTATAAATGAAAATTCTTTTCCCTCTTTTTCTAACATTCCATTAAAATGTCTATCTTCAACACCAAATTTTTCTATCCATTTTATTTTTATATTTTCATCTAAAAATAAGGGTTGTAAATTTTCAAGTCCATATGGAGAAAGTTTTTTCATATCTTGAATCAATTCTTCGTCTATAGAAGTTACTGATAATTTCATATCCACTTCTATAATTTTTTCTTCTTTCTCCTTATCTATCTTTTCAATCTCTTTTGAAAACATCTCTTCTATTTCTGGTAAATCTTCTGTTCTAGCTATAAATCCTGCTGCTAAATCATGACCACCATATCTTACTAATTTTTCTTTTATCTTTGTAAATATATTAAAAATATTTATCCCTGCTACACTTCTACATGAAGCTTTTCCAACTCCATTTCCTGTAGCAATCAAAATAACTGGTAATCTATATTTTATCGAAAGTCTTGATGAAACTACTCCAATTACACCTGGATGCCATTCTTCTGAAGTTAAAAAGATATATTTTAAATTCTTATAATCAGATTTTTGCTTTAAAAACTCTATTGCTTCATCATAGATTTTTTTCTCTAATTTTCTTCTAATCTTATTCATCTTTTTCATTTCTTCAATGATATTATATATTTTAAATTCGTCTTCTTCTATAAAAAAGTCAGCTCCTACTTTTGACACTCCTATTCTTCCTAAAGAATTTATAAGTGGAGATATAAAATAACTTACATCTGTAGTAGTAATATTTTTATTTTGGAATTTAAGATATTTTAAAAGATAAATAAGTCCTTTTACTTTGGTATTTTTAAGATTTTTTAATCCATTACTTATTATTATTCTATTTTCATCTATCATAGGAACAACATCAGCTACTGTCCCTATCATAACTATATCTAAATACTTATATAATATATCTTCAGATTTGCCTAATTTTATTAGTAGAGCTTGTGCTAATTTTAAAGCTACTCCTGCTCCTGAAAGGTACTTAAACTTATAATTTTCACTTAATTTTGGATTTATCATTATGTATTCTTCATCAAACTTATCCTTTACAGATTTATGATGGTCTGTAACAATGATATCTATTCCAATACTCTTAGCATATCTTATATCGTCAATGGAATTAGCTCCTGTATCTACAGTAATAACCAATTTTCCATCTCTTTTTCTCATATAATCAGCTGTTTTTTTATCAAAACCATAAGTTTCTTCCATACGACTAGGAATATAATAACCTGTATCTATTCCTACTTCTCTAAATACTCTCACTAGGAAAGAGGCTGCACTTATTCCGTCTACATCATAATCTCCATAAATATATACTTTTTCATTTCTATTCTTTTTTTCTATGATTTTTTCAACAGCTTCTTCCATTTTTTCAAAATCAAATGGGTTTCTAAGTAATGACATACTTGAATCAATAAATTTTTCTACTTCGTTTTTTTCTGAAATTTTCTTATTTAACAAAAGTTTGGTTAAAATTTTTGATGTTTTCCACTCTCTTGATTTTTCTTCTATGATAGAATCTGATACTTCACTTAACTTCCATATCATCATCTATCATTCCTATTCCTGTTGAATTTTCAAATCATCTAATAACTTTGAAATTTTAACAGCATATTCTATTGAATCATCTATTTTTACTCTAACTTCTGGTACATATCTTAAGGCTAATTCTTCTGATATTTTTTTTCTTAAAAATCCCTTTATTTCATTAAGTCCTTCTTCAACCTTTGCTTTATTTACTTCGCTATTTTCATTTGAATATATAGTAAAATATAAATCAGCAAACTTTAAATCTTCTGTTACTCTAACTTTTACTAAAGAAACTAATCCTTTTACTTTTGGGTTTTTTACATCCTCTAGTAAAGTTTTTGATATAACTCTTAGTACTTCTTTTTCTATTGCTGCTAATCTTTGTTTTCTCATGGTTATCATCTCCTTTACTAGGCTTTCATTACTTAGTTAAAGTTCTTTTTACTTCAACCATGTCAAAGGCTTCAACTATATCTCCATCTTTGATATCATTAAAGTTTTCTATTCCAAGACCACATTCTTGTCCTGCTACAACCTCTTTTGCATCATCTTTAAATCTCTTAAGTGATGCTAACTTTCCTTCATAAACTATAGTTCCATTTCTTACTATTCTTATATTAGAATCTCTTCTAACTTTTCCGTCTACAACTACACAACCAGCTACATTTCCAACTTTAGCAACTTTAAAGATTTGTTTTATCTCTATTCTTCCTAGATATTGTTCTTTATATTCTGGTTTTAACATTCCTGTTAAAGCTTTTTCAATATCTTCTATAATTTCATAAATAATTGAAGATGTTCTAACTTCTATTCCAGAAGTTTCTGCTTCTTTTATAGCTTTTGTTGTAGGTCTAACATTAAATCCTATTATAATTGCTTGTGATACTTCAGCAAGTTTTATGTCACTTTCTGTAATAGCTCCTGGAGCTGATTGAATAACATTAACAGCTACTTCATTATTATTTAATTTCATTAATGAATCTTTAAGAGCTTGAGCTGAACCTTTAGAATCTGCCCTTATAACTAAGTTAAGTTCTTTAACTTCTTGATTTTCTAAGCTTTCTGATAATGACTCAAGAGTTATTGTTCTCTTAGATTGCTCCCCTAATCTTCTCTCTTTAGCCATTTCTTCAACTATTCTCTTAGCATGTTGTTCGTTTTGAATTACATAAACAGTATCTCCTGCTTCTGGAACACTGTTGAATCCTATAATCTCTACAGGTTGAGACATTTCTCCTCTATTTATTTTATTTCCTTTATCATCTATAATTGCTCTTACTTTTCCATAAGATTCTCCAGCAACTACAACATCACCTATTTTAATATTTCCCTCTTGGATTAATATGTCAGCTACTGGACCTACTTTAGAATCTAATTTTGATTCAAGAACAACAGCCTTTCCTCTTTTCTTAGGGTTAGCTTTTAATTCAAGAATTTCTGCTGTAATAAGTATTGTTTCTAATAAAACATCTAAATTTATCTTAGCTTTTGCTGAAACTTCTACAAATTCAACATCTCCTCCCCATTCAACAGAAACAAGTTCATGTTCCATTAACTCTTGTTTTACTCTCATAGGGTTAGCTTCAGGTTTATCAATTTTGTTTATAGCTACAATTATTGGTACTCCAGCTGCTTTGGCATGGGAAATAGCTTCAATTGTTTGAGGCATTACTCCATCATCTGCTGCTACTACAAGAATTGCTATATCTGTTACTTGAGCTCCTCTTGCTCTCATATCTGTAAAAGCTTCGTGTCCTGGAGTGTCAACAAATGTTATTTTCTTTCCATTTTTTACAACTTGGTAAGCTCCGATTTTTTGAGTTATTCCTCCAGCTTCCCCTTCAACTACTTGTGTACTTCTAATAGCATCAAGTAATGAAGTTTTTCCATGGTCAACATGTCCCATAATTGTAATAACAGGAGCTCTCTCTTCTAAATCAGACTCTTTATCTTCTATTTCAAGAGCAAATTTATCTCCGAAAGCTAATTCTTCTTGTTCTTCTTCCTCTACTAATACATCATAATCAGCTGCTATTTCTTCAGCTAATTCAATACTTAAAGGACTATTTATTGTAAACATTTTTCCTTTTAGAAATAATTTTTTAATTATTTCTGAACTGTTTACATTTAATTTTTCAGCAAAATCACCTAAAGTCATTTCACCTTTCATTTTTATGATTTTTATTCCATCTTCTTCGACTACTTTTCCAACTTCAGTATCAGCTTTTTTTACAACAAAATCTGTTCTTCTTCCTTTTTTCTTCTTCTTATTTTTTTCTTTTCTATCATCATCAGAAGAATCATCATTATTCTTTTTATTTTTCATATTTTTATTTTTAGATTTTTTCTTCTTCTTATGTTCTACTACTTCGTCATCTTCTTCTGGTTCTTCTTTAACAAAGTGATTTTTTATTTTATCAACTTGTTCTTCTGTAAGTCCTGCTAAATGAGATGTCACCTCTATCCCTAATTCTTGAAGTAAATTTAAGAAATCTTTATTTCCCATCTCATATTTTTTTGCCAACTCATGTACCCTTACTTTACCTACCATTTATACCTCCTTACTTACTGTTTTCAATAAGTCCTCGAGCTACCTTCTTATTTTTTATGGCAATGACATTAATTTCATCTTTTCCAAATATCTCTCCTAACTGATTCTTATTTCCATAATGTACATAAGAGATATTTTTTTCTTTCAACTTATCTATAAGTTTTCTATTATTTCTTTCACTTATATCTGTTGCAATTACTACAAAATTTATTTTTTCTATTTCTTCTAATATCATATTTATTCCAAAAACAAGCTCTTGTGAGTTTTTCATTGCTTTTAGAATCTTAAGGTAATCCTTTGACTCTTTTTTTAATAAATTAACCATTTTTAAAAGGTCTTCTATTGAAACCTTTATCTTTTTATGTTTTGAAAGTCTATTAAGACAATTATGTTCCTTACAAATATATTGTCCCCTAGACTGAACTATTTGTTTTTCATCTAAAATATAAATCCCATCTTTTTCTACTATTCTAAAAAGTTGTGATTTTTCTTTCTTAGCTCTACAAATTATACAAGTTCTTTCAGGCTGATTACTCATTTTCTCCCTCTACATCTTTAGTAGATTTTTTCTCTAAAACTTTAATATCAACTCTCATTCCTGTTAATTTTGCTGCTAATCTAGCATTTTGTCCATTTTTACCAATAGCTAATGAAAGTTGAGAAGGTTCTACTATTACTCTTGCTGTAGTTCCATCTTCTAAAATTTCTACACTATTAACTTTTGCTGGACTTAATACAGCTGATACAAATTCTTCCATTGAATCTTTCCACTCAACTATATCAATCTTTTCTCCATTTAACTCATCAACTATATTTTTTATTCTAAGCCCTTTTTGTCCAATACAAGCTCCTATAGTATCTATATTTTTATCTTTTGAATATACAGCTATCTTAGCTCTTGAACCAGCTTCTCTAGCTACTGATTTTATTTCAATTAATCCTTCAGCTATTTCAGGAATTTCTAATTCAAATAATTTTCTTAATAAACCTTCATTTTTTCTTGAAATCACAACTCTAGGGAATTTATTAGTTTTTTCAACCTCAGCTACATAAACTTTTATTCTTTCTCCAACTCTATATACATCAGCTGGTGATTGTTCCATAGTTGGTAAAAAAGCCTCTGTTCCATCAAACTCTATAAAAATACTTCTTTTCTCATCTATTCTTCTAATAATTCCTGTCATAATATCAAATTCTTTAGCTTTAAATTTTTCATAGATGTTACTTCTTTCAGCTTCTCTTACTTTTTGGATAACTATTTGTTTTCCATTTTGAATCGCATTTCTTCTAAATTCTTCACAGTTTACAGGAACTTTTACTATATCTCCTATTTTACAATTTTTCTTTGTAACTTCTTTTGCATCAGCTGGACTGATTTCAAGTGCAGCATCATATACATCATCTACTACTTTTTTAATTTCGTAAACTTTTATCTCTCCACTTTCTCTGTCAATCTCAACTTGAACATTTTCTTCTTCACCAAAATGTTTTTTATAAGCTGCCAAAAGAGCTTGTTCAACTGTTTCTAATAAACTTTCTTTACTAATTCCTTTTTCTTGTTCTAGAGTAGCTAGAGCTTCAAGAAAAATTTTTCCATCTTTTCCTTTCATTATTTTCCTCCTAAAGTAGACTTATAAATTAAATATTTTTGAAGTCATATACTAAATTAGCTTTTCTAATTTCTTTAAATGGTATTTCTAACATTTCTTTGTTGGTTTTAAGAAAAACAGTTTCATTTTCAAATTTTTCTAAAATTCCTTCAAAATTTTTATTTTCATTTATTTTATGTTTTAAACTTACTTTTATTTTGTTTCCTACAAATCTAACATAATCTTTTTCTTTTTTTAATGGCCTTTCCACTCCAGGAGAAGAAATTTCTAAGAAAAATTTTTCATCGATAATCTTATCAATATCATCTTCTACTGCAATACTAACCTTAGCACAATCATCTAATGAAACTTCTTTATCTAAGAACTCAATATAAATTCTTACATAAAAATATCCACCTTCTTGAAGATATTCAATATCAACTAATTCTAGTCCTTGTTCCTTCAATACAGGTAAAACAATCTTTTCAATTTTTCCTATTATTTCATTTGTATTTTCTTTTGACAAATATGTCACCTCACTTTCATTTTTAGCCATAAATAAAGAGTGGGTTGCCCCACTCTCTCCACAAGCTAGTATAATTAATCTAGTGTATTATAACATAATTTTTCAAAAAAATCAAATTATTATTAAATAAAATGATTATTTTCTATTGTAGAATTTTTATTTATGTTGAGCAATTTATCTATCTTTTTGTTATTTTATCCATGAATTTTTTTTAGACTTTTTTTATCTGAAAAAAGTTTGATATAAAAGTATTTTTTGTTGACAAAAAATATTTATAAGTGATAGAATACTTTTATATAAAAGTATTTTTAGGAGGTAGATTTTTATGAAAAAGGAAATTTTTTCAAATAAAATTAGCAACATTAGATACTGTTGTAATTTTTTAATTAATCAAGAGCTAACTAACTATGGTTTTCCAGAATTACAATCATCTTATGGAGCAATTATCTATACTCTTTTTAATTATCATCCTCTTACTATGAAGGAGCTAGCTGAAAAAGTTCAAAGAGACCCCTCAACTCTTACGGTTTTAGTCAAGAAATTAATTGAAAAAGGTTATATAGAAAAAATTGATAATGAAAAAGATTCCCGTTCTAAATTAATCATACTTACTGAAAAATCTTATAAAGCGAAAAAAGTTTTTGATAAAATTTCTGAAAAATTAAATAGTGTTATTTGGAAAGACTTTTCTGAAGAAGAGATAAAAACCCTTTGTAATGGTTTAGAAAAAATTCATAAAAATTTAAAATCTTTTAACCAATCAGAAATTAATAGGAGGTAATTTATGAAAAAATTATTATTGCTTTTTATTTTAATAACAGGAATATTATTTACAAGTTGTGGAGAAAATAAAAAAGATGATGAAAATAAAACTTTAATTGTTGGAATGGAACTTGCATATCCTCCATTTGAAACAAAAGATTCTAATGGAAATCCTATAGGAATAAGTGTAGATTTTGCAAAAGAGTTTGGAAAATTTATAGGAAAAGATGTAAAAATTGAGAATATAGCTTGGGATGGACTTATTCCATCAATTCAAACTAAAAAAGTAGATATGGTAATTTCTTCTATGACTATAACAGAAGAAAGAAAAAATATAGTAGACTTTTCTAATCCTTATGCTAATTCTCTTTTAGGAATGTTAATAAATAAAAATTCTCCTATTAAGGATGCTAATGACTTAAACAATAGTAATATAACTGTAGCTGTAAAAACTGGTTCTACTGGATTTATTTATGCTAATAAATATTTAACTAATGCTAAAATAACTTCCCTTGCTGATGAAAGTGCTTGTGTTACTGAAGTTATTCAAGGAAAAGCTGACGTATTTTTATATGACCAACTTACTATATATAGAAATTGGCAAAAAAATCAAAATACTACTAAAGCTGTATTTATCCCTTTCCAAAATCCTGAAAAATGGGGTGTTGCTTTTAGAAAAGGAGATACAGAACTTCTAAATAAAATGAATGAATTTATAGATAAATTTAATAAAGAGGATGGATTTGATAAGTTAACAGAAAAATATCTGTCTGAAGAAAAAGAAAACTTTGATAAATTAGGATTCAAATGGTTTTTTGATTTAAGTGAATAGGAGATGATTAAAATAAAAAATTTATTCTTAATTACTGATAAAAAAATATCTCTCTTAAAGTTTTTAATAAATATTTTTATTTTAGGAATAATAATTTTTTCTATTGGATATTTTTCCTTTAAAAAAATAGGACTTACTCTTGATTTCAGTTTTTTAATTATTTTAAAATCAAGATTGATAAAAGGTTTTCTTATGACTTTTTATATAAGTCTTGGAAGTTTTATTTTGAGTTCTTTAATTGGAGTAATTACTGTATTATTCCAAAAATCCAATATAATTATATTAAGATATATCTCTCTTCTATATGTAAAATTTATAAGAGGAACTCCTCTTATTATGCAAATTTATCTTTTTTTCTATATAATTGGAACTGCTTGGGAAATTGAAAATAGATTTATTGCTGGAGTAATGATTTTATCTATCTTTGAGGGAGCATATATTTCTGAAATTCTAAGAGGAAGCTTAGATTCTATTGATAAAAGTCAATTAGAAATTGGAAAATCTGTTGGTTTTACTAAAAAACAAATTTTTAAATTTATTATTTTTCCTCAACTAATGGCTAGAACTATGCCAGCTCTTACAGGACAATTTGCTTCTATTGTAAAAGATTCATCACTTTTATCCATAATAGCTA includes these proteins:
- a CDS encoding MarR family winged helix-turn-helix transcriptional regulator — encoded protein: MKKEIFSNKISNIRYCCNFLINQELTNYGFPELQSSYGAIIYTLFNYHPLTMKELAEKVQRDPSTLTVLVKKLIEKGYIEKIDNEKDSRSKLIILTEKSYKAKKVFDKISEKLNSVIWKDFSEEEIKTLCNGLEKIHKNLKSFNQSEINRR
- a CDS encoding amino acid ABC transporter permease, with protein sequence MIKIKNLFLITDKKISLLKFLINIFILGIIIFSIGYFSFKKIGLTLDFSFLIILKSRLIKGFLMTFYISLGSFILSSLIGVITVLFQKSNIIILRYISLLYVKFIRGTPLIMQIYLFFYIIGTAWEIENRFIAGVMILSIFEGAYISEILRGSLDSIDKSQLEIGKSVGFTKKQIFKFIIFPQLMARTMPALTGQFASIVKDSSLLSIIAIIELTQTMREISATNFKLFESYMALGLLYLVFTLPLSYISEKLERRFKYES
- a CDS encoding transporter substrate-binding domain-containing protein; this encodes MKKLLLLFILITGILFTSCGENKKDDENKTLIVGMELAYPPFETKDSNGNPIGISVDFAKEFGKFIGKDVKIENIAWDGLIPSIQTKKVDMVISSMTITEERKNIVDFSNPYANSLLGMLINKNSPIKDANDLNNSNITVAVKTGSTGFIYANKYLTNAKITSLADESACVTEVIQGKADVFLYDQLTIYRNWQKNQNTTKAVFIPFQNPEKWGVAFRKGDTELLNKMNEFIDKFNKEDGFDKLTEKYLSEEKENFDKLGFKWFFDLSE